The Daphnia carinata strain CSIRO-1 chromosome 9, CSIRO_AGI_Dcar_HiC_V3, whole genome shotgun sequence nucleotide sequence GAGAGCAACGAAGCCGCGAGATGCCGGCACTATGCTGGGTAGAACAATTCCATTCTGGCTGTTGTGGGTGTAAATATCTCTCAAAACTTCTAATTGTTTCATTGCTTCCTCGTCGCTGATATTCTGATCTATCAGATGGGATGGCACGGTAGGCCCAGAATTGGTAACATCGATCCTAGCGACGGGTTCATTCAGCATTAACTTGGGTTCAACATCAACGTATGGATAGGGAAAAGGGTAATAGTTTGTTAATGGTAATCCAGCATGATAGAATTGAGTTTCTGGCAAAGCATAAGGCatgtaaaaaaatgatttggctCTCATTGCTGGCCttgaattttggttttggAAGGTCTCTGAAGGTTCTGGCGAAGAACTCAACACCGCTAGGATTGAGGCAGATAAGATGATGGCGATTCCTCTCATGATGATAGTCAACAGTGAAAAAAGATCTATAGGTCGGGAATCCAGCAATTTATTATAGTATACGAGACGAAAAAATTTGACGTCCATGAAATATAATAAAACAAGTACGGGTGATAGGATTACCTTGGAATTAGATATAGGTGTTAGACAGAGGCAGCAACTGCACTTTGTGATGCCGAAGTACGACTTTGCGCTGCTATTTAAAGGGCAGTGCAAAACTGTTTCCCAGAATCGTCTTGAGAATCGCTCCGTGAGTTCAATgctcattttcatttttgttcttgGCTACCCGCGGTGATGCGTGGAaacaatatgaaaaaaaaaataaaataaaataaaatagtggACTCTCACCATGGAGGTCTCGATGGACCACAAGAAGCGCCGATGGATGTTGCAATCATTGATGCTTCACCATCCGGAACCTGGTAGGCTTTTATCATGTTGCGATTGTTATTAATTCTGGCTGTCCCATTGTTCTCCTTATTTCCTAAGGCGAGCCGGGATTTTCCCtccgcaaaaaaacaaaaaacaaggaaaaataataaactttATCATGTCTTACGTCGTTATTATATAATAAAAGTTAGGCAATAGCGAGGCAGTTGCCTTGCCAGTTTCGATTTCTCGTGTAATGAGCTAtaccgtaaaaaaaatttaatttctgtCCAAGTATTGACATAAAAGATGGTAGTAATTTCTCACAAGAATATAGCGAGATGATCTGTTACGCAACTCAATTGGGTGCCAAAGTGAGAGTGATAAGGAAATCATTGGCTCCATATGCAAAGGGAATAGTCTACATTGAGCCTTGTCCTAGGAATGGGCTATTACTCTACGTTATGTACGTGATACGCATTTCGCGTCAACTATACAACCAtcgacctttttttcttcacaaagCTGGCAAGGGGTGTTTGTCGTAGCCTAAATGGTTCAGATACTTTAATTCATGATTGCCATTTTTGGCACGTAACGTGTCATTTTGAGCCACGTTATGTAAAGACTTTGTCGCCGTGAggacaaaaataataatactatGTGTTAAGTTGATTTCTCAGAATTGTGCGAATTCTAGCTATGCAATGAAATTACGTTTTCAGCATAGCATTCCCATTTTACGCATTCTTTTGGTTGCGTATGAATGGTTTGCCCTCAATATTTTCcatgatttttgtttcttttatcttcatttctatttttttattcaatttcgaaaaaaagtcTAATGGTAGTATTAGCtgaattatctttttttttatcggtttCCATAGTGTATTTCATTGTGCCAAGTGCTTCGTTTAGTTAAAGCGTAGGCAGACTTGGGTattatctgtttttttgtggGATTGCTTGAGATGTAGCCTATGTGCACGGTGCACAGCCATTTTTTGTGGTTTGCTTGAGACGGATCAAGGTGAGAAAACGTCTCACGTTAAACGAGAAAAGGCCAGTAACTCCATATCCTATACACAGCGAAAGCAGTTTTTTCACATGATTTCAAGAcgtaacccttttttttcaagagattGTGAAACCAAGTGGTTGCAGCGCCACTTGATGTGACTCAATTTTACGTACTAACTTCAAGATTTAAAATCAGTGTAGGCCTACTGGGATACCAATGTAGAaaatcccgtttttttttggtaagcaacagtttttttattgcaatctTAGTTGTTCATTTGGACGATATAGTTGGCTGTTAGAACTGAACCACGACGTCACGAGTTTGTCCATGAAATTGTTATCTTCGGATGTTGTGCCATAGCCCATTTCacatcatattttttttttcaaagccttACTTCATTTCCTTATCAGCTCAGTCAACTTATGGCATGGCAAAGACGAGCATTttactcaaaagaaaaaaatttctaattttaaatCATTAGAATGCCATTTTTACCAGCTGCAATGGCGTGGTTAATTTCTTggcaatggttttttttttcttttttttgtcataaaaatgataaacaattgaaaaactaTGTAATGAAGTTGAATATGGCACATTTTTAGTGCCAAAGTTAACTCCCGCACCTAATAAGCCAACTCCCGAACTTCGGAGTTGTTGACATCTTGGCCGTAAAAATGGCTGATTTGTTTGAGACATATTTTAAGTTGTGGTTAGATTCTTGTGATTCAGTTCTTGTACCGATGCACACACCAGAAGGCGTCCAACCCAGAGAGTTTAAAACAGTTCATAGATCATTTACCACCGGCTACGAATATGTTTATACTAGTTTTTCACAGTTTCTACTTAATGTTTCTATGCAGTTTCCAACAATGGCGGACGAAGAAAATGCCACTATGAGTAATTACATCCCAACACCTAAGTCGCTTAAAAACAGCGACGAAGTCATCGAGGAAATAAGAAATTGGATTGTTCGATTAGActtcaattcaaaatttcaCGAAAATGCCGTCAAACATATCGAAGCTGTTGAGAAACGACGACTTTCCTGTTTGGAAACGACTTTAGTCGAGAGACAATATGTTAAAGTCGTATTGGAAATGTGGCTGAGAGAGGGTTTACGAAAGGCCTTTGATTACctaaatgatgaaaaaatcgaaatcagcgtcgAAATGCCCACTTTATTGAAAGAATTGAATTCCATCAATTCATTCAAAGATATTGTCAAATTCAAACTAAATGAAGCGACGTGCCAACTGACAAATTTGTGTGACGCAAGATGTCAATATTTACAACTCATACTCGATCAGGTGGATCTTTTCAAAAACACGCCACGTTTCTCGATTCTTGTCTCCGTTTAtttcaatcaatttaaaaCATCTTGCATTGACAAAGTGTTTTCCAAGTCTCTAGATGATGTCACGAAAGACCAAAGAAATGGCAAGAGAAATCAGGAACTTATACTTGCATTAAATGCGCTATTTCGAGACGCCAGTGAAAACCtaagaattcaaaatgttttggaGAAAAACTTCGAGGGAAATGACGCCGAGGATTTTGATGATGCAAACGGGAATGACTTGATCAACCAATTGGTGAATATCTTTGAAAGTTGCTGTAACGGGACTGAAAATGAATCATCGAATTGGTTGAATCAGTtaaaatcagaaaaagaatggaCACCTAAATTGCATGTCTTGGTCAAAGAGACGTGCAAGGCATTCCTGTTACCTAAGACGACGACCAAAGTCAAAGACGAATATggtagaaaaataatattcgTTAAAGGTGCCTCGGTCTTTGTTAGCAAAATTATTGACGAAATGAAACgactgaaagaagaaaatcccGAAGTGCAAGAAATTCGGCTTGTCGGACTATCATCCGTTCACGTCGATTTCCACCTGGAGAATGAAATCTGGTACGGAACGAATGTGGGAATCGTTGCTGATAAAATTTTTGTAGACTACGAAGTCTGTGGGAATGGTCTGTTGGAATCCCAGGTTTCTTGCGTCTGCTGGGATGTTTCAGGCAAAAACGGTAAGATATCAAACAGCActagaatttttaaaactattacAAATATTGACTGATTTCACTTTTACGCAGGAGAGCCTGGTCGACCGGGTATGAGCGGCGGCAACGTACACATCATTTGCAATGAAATGTTCAACGCCAAACGATGGAAGGTTATTTCTGATGGGGGCAAAGGAGGTGACGGGCAAAATGGCAGTAACGGGAAAAGCCAACGAGAAGAAGAGGCTCAAAAATGGTCCAAAGAATATTTCAATCAATTATTTCCTTCCATGTCGACATTCGAAACGggagaacaaagaaaagacaTGGCTACGAACGATGCAGTTAAAACAGTTCTGAGGACGCTAAACGAGTTGTTGCCAGTTGACAATCGACAATACGGCAAAGATGTGCAACCAGACAATCCAGGTAATTTTTTCATCGACGGCACTGCGAAAGATGGCAGTGAGATCACCGTCTCGTACTATCAgtccaaaacaaaacgacacaCACTTATTCTCTGCCAAGGTATTCACCATTCCCTATGTCAGCTAAACTATTTTATTGATAGCTTTTGTACTTCGGAATTACTAGGAAGCAGCATTGGACAAGGGGGATTTGGAGGTAACATTGTCTTTGAATACATGACCGAAAGAAACTCGGTTCCAACAGAAGCTGGCATTCCGGTCGTTGGGAAGGAAAACCGTCAACCAAGGGCTGTGCGAATGGGTGTCTACCAAGCAATGGGTTCTGATGGCGAGATGGGAACACCTGTAGGCGACGTTGGTTTCATCCACAGGCTAGATACATCTGAGGCATCTGCAAACCAAAATCTGACAGGTTATTACATCGGCTTCGAAAATGATGTTAGCCTTGAAACGAAACGCGATGGTAAGAAACCTAAAAAGCAGCCAAACGATCCTGATAACtattacgtaaaaaaaaagaaagacgaatATGCGTCGATTGCTTACCGTGGTCTACCCGCATACGGCCAAGCACAACCACTGCGTTCGACGGTGCTAAATgccacgaaaaagaaagccatCGTTCGCCAAAGTCTTGCCCAGCACGTTGTTCAAATGGACGAGCGGAAGCAGATGACACAATGTCTTCACGAAAAATTATCCAAGGACTGGGAGGAACAAAAGTTGACAGAAAATGTCGACGATTTAGTCAATCAAATGGTAGGCAAAGAAACTCAATTTTATCAATTAACGTCTCAGTACAGTCGGGGCCTTGAGAACATTGCCTCGATGACTTTTGTGAAACCggcattaaaaaagaaagtggatGTGAACGGCGTACCAGACACTTCTCGCTCTTTATTCGGCCAACGGTCAATTGGACGTCGTCCAGTGGATTTCCGGCAAAAAGCACCTGTTGAAGTTCGATGTCTCGATATGCTGCCAACAATGAGCGGCGCTGATAGTGCTATACACAGCATTTTCGGTCAAATGAATTCAAGTGGATTGTTTGTTTGCAATAACGTGAAAATATTTCGCCAACATCTAGCAACATTCATTCGGCAGAATGCGACACGCCCTAATGATTCATCAGACGACATCGAAAGGTTTGAATTCCAtcaggaaatgaaaaattatgtCAAAGTCTCAGATTTTGTCGAGCAGTTTGTACTCCGTGTGCAAAAGAGCAACGCATTAGATTACCCCGTAGCTTTTGACGTGAAAAATGCTTATTCAGATTTTCGACGGAtgaacaataaagaaaatgaattcgaCTGGCAAAACgcgaaagaaaatcaaaatttatttgaaGAATACGCCAAGTTTGTTGAGACACTATAGAACTCACTGGAATCGGCTGAACTGGAAATGCTAGCAATCATCCACTGTCTGTCCATCCATGTTTACACTGATCAACTATCATCCTTCAAGTTTAAGGGAACATTGAATGCTGGCGATCTTCTCAGTACTACATGTAAGCTGTTGCCTTTACGCACGTacgaaacaggaaaaaataGGGACGTTGGGAAAAACTAGGATTGTATTTTGGCGTATGGTTGCCAGTGCACGAGAGAAAAATAACAGGTAGTGGTGACTTGTTGCGAGCAGGTTACCACGCGAGTTTGTTGGAATAGACAGTTCGACACGAAAGGAAATACTAGTTGCCAGCTAGTATTAACACAAAGAAAGGAATTCGAGTTAGCTAAGTACTGGTTGCCTGCCAGTACTTGAgcgaaaaacgaagagaaaaaacaggACAAGTGATGGACACACGAGTACGATACTAAGATTGTTTTTGAGGAGACGACCGTAAACGGACAGGTGTTCTTAGCTAAGTAACTTCAATCGTCAGGTGAGATGTTCGGTGACTCCTCCCTTCGTTCCCGATTTCCCCATCTCCGATCCTGACGTTGCCAAATTAGCAACATAAGCACTATATTCTTCATGGTGTATTAGTAATGGTGGGACAACTCTTCGTTATAACGGCCTATCTCAGCTAAAGCCTATTTGTGGTCCAGGTTACCTATAGTCAGAGACGCTTAGTGGCCGATATTGAATAAAAAGTAAAGGCTGCAcctacttgaaaaattttctaagtccaaacaCGGGGACTTGTCCCATTATCCCATTACCTGTTACATATCAAAATTAACTTCTAACCTTTGTGTAGTTATATTatcgtatttttatgtttagttCGTATAGAATGTggaagaagtggaaaaaatcttgtttgtaCTTGTCGCTCCTTaaccaaataaaaatcaacaacattGGTAACTAATatagaattgaaatgtgtgggaaaacagtggaaagtgaaaaaaaaaacgttaggaaaggagaaaaaagaaagatttataCTAGGTTCGAACTCGAGACTCCCGTACTCCAGTCGAGTGTTCTATCCGTTAGACCACTGTAATTGTAATTGCTGTCCTACCGCGACACTAGTAGATCGCCTCCTCAGTGGTTGGCGAATAATCTAGTTCGTAAATAGTTCCGAGGGTGGCGTTGGCTATAAGTCTCCTCAGTTAGCCCACACCCACCTCCTCTGAAAACAGGCTTCATTCGAGATAGGccttaaaatggagagttgtCCCACCATTACTAATACACCATGTATTCTTCATAGCGGAGACGGGGAATGGCAACGTGTTGAACCCAACATAATGGTGGCAAATTTCTGCGAGAAAATTGATGaggaattttttgaaaatcagcCGATAAAAAGTGATTGCTTCCGAGATTTCTTAGAGTCTCTTGAAAAATACAGCGCTTACCAACAGGTTATCCCTTTTATGAAAATGCTCAACCCCGAATACGGCAACACACCGGATAAATTGTTTGAATTGCTTTTAAAAAGTATCCAGGAACATGAACATAGGGGCAAAAACTTGAATGTAAAGTGGAGAGAAGAATATTCAACCGATCTCTGCTGGTTGGCTGAATGGATAGCAGAACACAATAGTCGAAATTTCAGTCCCATTTTCTACTTGAATATTGTAAAAGATAACTCACCCGTCAACTGGAGATCCCAGTGTTTGCTGATTGAAATTTACGACCAATTTTCTGGGGAATTTCCCGatattttttccaaaggcCGTATAGGACGCTCTTTACATGGAATAGCCGTTAAAATGCCATCTCTGGTGCCTTTATTACGCAAATCGGTTGCCACATCCGACAGCTGTGCCGCGTTACAACCAGAGAAATTGTTGCGGCTCATGGAATTCATTGCAATGGATTTGGACCGACAAAGTGAAATCACAAGGCAGCAGTTGCCGGAGTTTGAGCTACTACCTTTCAGCGACTGGTATCACCATTTAAGAAGCAAAATGTTGGAAAAGGAAATCGATCGGCTGCTCATCAGTGATtcgaatattcaaaaaaaaaataaaaaacttagAAATGAGGCCGTTTACATGTTACTAGAACTCGAATTCCAAAACAACCAAAAGTTTTGTGACGACTTATTGAAAACGTTTCGTGACTGGAAGGCCGTTTCTCGTTTGCAAAATGATCTGTATCCAGGAGCGAGTCCTGACCAAGAATATGACGAAAGAAACGTTGACGATATCatagaaaagatgaaaaaatacACGCCAACGGTTGACTACGAGTTAATCACAGATAAAATATATCCGCAGATGTTGACTAACGTGCAAGAAAGAGTGAGGGAATCTACATTAATGTCAGACCAAATGGAAGGATTTGACAAACAAGAATTCAAGAAGCAGCAGGAAAGTATACGGAATTTGAtcaagaaatggaagaaaaatgggTTAGAACTGAAGGAAAGAAAGTCCACagtggattttctttttgtttacgaTTACGCCGTACAAAAAACGTGTACGAAGAAACCAGACAAAATATTTCGACTACGCGACAATCAGAGAGTGGCTATTATGACATTGCTGACATCTGAATTCGAAAACCCGTCATCTAAATACACAACCACCTTAACGCAAGTATCAACCGGTGAAGGCAAATCGCTCATCGTCACTGCTGTCGCAATCGCATATGCTCTTTGCCgaaacaaagataaaaagaataagaaaatcgATGTTATTACAAGTAATGAAGTGCTGGCTCGTCGTGATTCTACGCTGTCAGTGGCTGATGGTGGACTGCGAGATCTTTATGAATATTTCGATGTCAGCGTGGCAAACAATTGTAGCCACAGCGAGGACGAACGAACCCAAGCCTATAATGCAGCAGTCGTTTATGGAAAATTGGCCAATTTCCAGCGAGATTATTTACTGGATAAATTCTACGGTCATAATATCAGAGGTGACCGCACCATGGACCTTGTCGTTATTGATGAAGTCGATTGCATGTTGCTCGATCGCGGAAACGATACGCTGTACCTATCGCACGACATCCCCGGCATGGAGATGCTCGAATCTCTTTACGTTTTTATATT carries:
- the LOC132088279 gene encoding uncharacterized protein LOC132088279 gives rise to the protein MADEENATMSNYIPTPKSLKNSDEVIEEIRNWIVRLDFNSKFHENAVKHIEAVEKRRLSCLETTLVERQYVKVVLEMWLREGLRKAFDYLNDEKIEISVEMPTLLKELNSINSFKDIVKFKLNEATCQLTNLCDARCQYLQLILDQVDLFKNTPRFSILVSVYFNQFKTSCIDKVFSKSLDDVTKDQRNGKRNQELILALNALFRDASENLRIQNVLEKNFEGNDAEDFDDANGNDLINQLVNIFESCCNGTENESSNWLNQLKSEKEWTPKLHVLVKETCKAFLLPKTTTKVKDEYGRKIIFVKGASVFVSKIIDEMKRLKEENPEVQEIRLVGLSSVHVDFHLENEIWYGTNVGIVADKIFVDYEVCGNGLLESQVSCVCWDVSGKNGEPGRPGMSGGNVHIICNEMFNAKRWKVISDGGKGGDGQNGSNGKSQREEEAQKWSKEYFNQLFPSMSTFETGEQRKDMATNDAVKTVLRTLNELLPVDNRQYGKDVQPDNPGNFFIDGTAKDGSEITVSYYQSKTKRHTLILCQGSSIGQGGFGGNIVFEYMTERNSVPTEAGIPVVGKENRQPRAVRMGVYQAMGSDGEMGTPVGDVGFIHRLDTSEASANQNLTGYYIGFENDVSLETKRDGKKPKKQPNDPDNYYVKKKKDEYASIAYRGLPAYGQAQPLRSTVLNATKKKAIVRQSLAQHVVQMDERKQMTQCLHEKLSKDWEEQKLTENVDDLVNQMVGKETQFYQLTSQYSRGLENIASMTFVKPALKKKVDVNGVPDTSRSLFGQRSIGRRPVDFRQKAPVEVRCLDMLPTMSGADSAIHSIFGQMNSSGLFVCNNVKIFRQHLATFIRQNATRPNDSSDDIERFEFHQEMKNYVKVSDFVEQFVLRVQKSNALDYPVAFDVKNAYSDFRRMNNKENEFDWQNAKENQNLFEEYAKFVETL